A portion of the Ascaphus truei isolate aAscTru1 unplaced genomic scaffold, aAscTru1.hap1 HAP1_SCAFFOLD_631, whole genome shotgun sequence genome contains these proteins:
- the LOC142485747 gene encoding uncharacterized protein LOC142485747, translated as METDWIEEWQCEEAPRIRRKRRLKRRQKRRRAKQAWAEEHSDEELDARIKVSRFRRNTMVVPFGLQDDEVGYEAGYEVGYEADYEVDEVGYEADDEAGFKEDEVDDKWGDEAGFKEDEVDDKWGDEAGFKEDEVDDKWGDEAGFKEDEVDDKWGDEASFKEDEVDDKWEDEVEYERCGGTCCFPFLRRGRRSRVQVPEGSGRGNRGILGALRRWFDRRRGR; from the exons atcgaAGAATGGCAATGCGAAGAGGCGCCGAGAATCAGACGGAAAAGAAGACTGAAAAGAAGACAGAAAAGAAGACGGGCGAAGCAG gcatgggcggaggAGCACAGTGACGAGGAGCTAGACGCAAGAATCAAAGTTTCACGG ttCCGGAGAAACACGATGGTGGTGCCCTTTGGGCTACAGGACGACGAGGTGGgctacgaggcgggctacgaggtgGGCTACGAGGCGGACTACGAGGTGGACGAGgtgggctacgaggcggacgacgaggcgggctTCAAGGAGGACGAAGTGGACGACAAGTGGGGTGACGAGGCGGGCTTCAAGGAGGACGAAGTGGACGACAAGTGGGGTGACGAGGCGGGCTTCAAGGAGGACGAAGTGGACGACAAGTGGGGTGACGAGGCGGGCTTCAAGGAGGACGAAGTGGACGACAAGTGGGGTGACGAAGCGAGCTTCAAGGAGGACGAAGTGGACGACAAGTGGGAAGACGAGGtggaatacgagaggtgtggagggACGTGCTGCTTCCCCTTTCTCAGGCGGGGGAGGAGATCCAGGGTGCAAGTACCAGAGGGGTCAGGGCGTGGAAACAGGGGTATTCTTGGGGCCCTGAGAAgatggtttgaccgcaggagaggcagataa